A portion of the Kazachstania africana CBS 2517 chromosome 2, complete genome genome contains these proteins:
- the AIM45 gene encoding Aim45p (similar to Saccharomyces cerevisiae YPR004C; ancestral locus Anc_8.100): MYKLSILNSARLIRGGIMSSRSVSTLTYIELDRNGQITSSALSSLAASRKLGDSIDALILGANAMKAASDLISSGNTNNLEKIIVAESPIYDHTLPEYISPLICELMKGSKYSSFVMASTEIGKNVLPRIGALMNTQPICDITMIHNKDTFERPIYAGNVLATIKKDGGKKLITIRASSFPPVVEGTPERIPIEKYSYTPEKDVGIRWDAENLVTNKRPDLASAKIVVSGGRALKDKKTFDGLLGSLADVLHAGIGSTRAAVDSGLCDNSLQVGQTGKIVAPDLYFAIGLSGAIQHLAGMKNSKVIVAINNDADAPIFQIADYSLEGDLFEVVPELTKKLKLMEKN, from the coding sequence ATGTATAAACTTTCTATATTAAATTCTGCAAGACTGATTCGGGGAGGCATCATGTCTTCTAGATCTGTCTCTACTTTGACTTACATTGAATTAGATAGAAATGGTCAGATCACATCTTCTGCCTTAAGTTCCTTAGCTGCCTCTAGAAAATTGGGAGATTCAATTGATGCATTGATTCTAGGTGCAAATGCCATGAAGGCTGCTTCTGACTTAATCTCCTCGGGTAACACTAACAACTTAGAAAAGATTATAGTGGCAGAGTCTCCTATCTACGATCACACTCTGCCGGAATATATATCACCATTAATATGTGAACTTATGAAAGGATCAAAGTATTCTTCTTTCGTGATGGCAAGCACagaaattggaaaaaatgTCCTTCCACGAATAGGTGCATTAATGAATACACAGCCAATATGTGATATTACTATGATACACAATAAGGATACGTTTGAAAGACCTATTTATGCAGGTAATGTATTAGCCACTATAAAGAAGGATGGTGGCAAAAAGTTAATCACAATAAGGGCATCATCATTTCCGCCCGTTGTGGAAGGAACTCCGGAGAGAATTCCAATCGAGAAATATTCATATACACCCGAGAAGGATGTAGGCATTAGATGGGATGCTGAAAATTTGGTAACTAATAAGAGACCTGATCTGGCGTCGGCGAAAATAGTTGTTTCTGGAGGTAGAGCCTTAAAAGATAAGAAAACCTTTGATGGTCTCCTTGGATCACTAGCCGATGTATTACATGCGGGTATAGGTTCTACAAGGGCTGCCGTAGATAGCGGGCTGTGTGACAATTCTCTCCAGGTTGGACAGACAGGCAAGATAGTAGCGCctgatttatattttgcTATTGGCCTCTCCGGAGCCATTCAACATCTGGCAGGTATGAAGAATTCGAAAGTTATCGTAgcaataaataatgatgcAGATGCCCctatatttcaaatagcGGACTATTCTTTGGAAGGTGACTTGTTTGAAGTCGTACCAGAATTAACTAAAAAGCTAAAACTAATGGAGAAAAACTGA